A single region of the Canis lupus familiaris isolate Mischka breed German Shepherd unplaced genomic scaffold, alternate assembly UU_Cfam_GSD_1.0 chrUn_S421H581, whole genome shotgun sequence genome encodes:
- the LOC119879205 gene encoding LOW QUALITY PROTEIN: UDP-glucuronosyltransferase 1A9-like (The sequence of the model RefSeq protein was modified relative to this genomic sequence to represent the inferred CDS: inserted 1 base in 1 codon): MAATILTGFPLLCVCLLLTSGFAEAGKLLVVPMDGSHWFTMRLVVEQLIQRGHELVLIIPEVSWQLGKSSNFTVKTYSTTYNLEELNQMFKNFSYSQWKTQQQSSLFLVLSPLKDSLEHLFLHCKNLFSDPKLVEYIKESSFDAVFLDPFDVCGLIVAKYFSLPSVVFTRGLFCHXFEESTQCPSPLSYVPRPFSMLSDAMSFRERVRNHIFHLEEHLFCHYFLKTPLEVASEILQTAVTPYDLYSHTSIWLLRADFVLDYPKPVMPNMVFIGGINCQEGKTLPK, translated from the exons ATGGCTGCCACAATTTTGACTGGCTTtcctctgttgtgtgtgtgtctcctgctGACATCTGGCTTTGCTGAGGCAGGCAAGCTGCTGGTAGTACCCATGGATGGGAGCCACTGGTTTACCATGCGTTTGGTTGTGGAGCAACTCATCCAAAGAGGGCATGAGTTGGTTTTAATCATACCAGAGGTGAGTTGGCAACTGGGAAAATCCTCCAATTTTACGGTGAAGACTTATTCCACAACTTACAATCTGGAGGAGTTGAATCAGATGTTCAAGAATTTCTCTTATTCTCAGTGGAAAACTCAGCAGCAAAGCTCACTTTTTTTGGTCTTAAGTCCATTAAAAGACAGTCTTGAACACCTTTTTTTACATTGTAAGAATTTGTTTAGTGATCCAAAATTAGTAGAATACATAAAGGAGAGTTCTTTTGATGCAGTGTTTCTGGATCCTTTTGATGTGTGTGGCTTAATTGTAGCCAAGTATTTTTCACTCCCATCTGTGGTCTTCACCAGGggattattttgcc tttttgaGGAAAGCACACAATGCCCCAGTCCCCTTTCTTATGTTCCTAGACCTTTCTCCATGTTGTCAGATGCCAtgagtttcagagagagagtgaggaatcACATCTTCCACCTGGAGGAACATTTATTTtgccactattttttaaaaactcctttagaAGTTGCATCTGAGATTCTCCAAACAGCTGTCACGCCTTATGATCTCTATAGCCATACGTCAATTTGGTTGTTAAGAGCTGACTTTGTTTTGGACTATCCCAAACCTGTGATGCCCAACATGGTCTTCATTGGAGGCATCAACTGCCAGGAGGGAAAGACATTGCCAAAG